The Couchioplanes caeruleus sequence CGCGGGCGCCGGGGTGGGCGACAAGCGCTGGACCGCTCGCTACAAGAGCCTCATCCGCAGCAGCCGCGTGGACAGCACCGGCACCATCGCCCGCGCGGTCCGGCTGCTGCCCGCCGAGGACCGGCCCCGGGCGCTCCTGCAGTCCTCCGCCGTCGGCTGGTACGGCGACACCGGCGACCAGGAGGTGACCGAGGAAGCTCCGGCCGGCACCGGCTTCCTCGCCGACGTGTGCCGGGTATGGGAGGCCGCGGCCCGCCCCGCGGAGGACGCCGGCTCCCGTGTGGTCCTGCTGCGCACCGGGCTGCCCCTGGACGCCAACGGCGGCCTGCTGAAGCCGCAGATGCCCCTGTTCCGCCTGGGCGCCGGCGCCCGGCTGGGCGGCGGCAAGCAGTGGGTGCCCTGGATCGCCCTCGACGACTGGCTCGCCGCCGTCGAGTTCCTGCTGCGCCGCGACGACCTCGCCGGCCCGGTCAACCTCGTCGGCCCGCAGCCGGTCACCAACGCGACCTTCACCCGGACGCTGGCCAAGATCCTGCACCGCCCGGCGCTTCTGCAGGTGCCGGGCATCGCTCTGCAGGTCGCCCTGGGCGAGTTCGCCCACGAGGCCCTGCGCAGTCAGCGGGCGCTGCCCGGAGTGCTGGAACGGGCGGGCTTCCCCTTCGCCCACCCCACCCTGGAATCGGCCCTCCGCGCGGCCATCAACGACGACTCACCCGCCGCCGCCTGACGCACCGCCGCCTCCCCGCCCGTGGCCCCGCCGCCTAGCGCAGCGCCGCCGCCCCCGCCCATGGCCCCCGCCGCCTAGCGCAGCGCCGCCGCCCCCGCCCATGGCCCCCGCCGCCTGACGCACCACTCCCTGTTGCCGGGCGGCCCCGCTCGGCCGGGTGAGTGGAACGCCGTCGTGGGGTGGCGGAAGGGCGTGGTGGGTGAGGGATGCCTGGTCGGGGCTGACGGGCTACCGGCATGCCGGCCCGTGAGTGGTCTTGCTAACCTCCGGCTGGTGTCCGTCGTCGCCGCAGCCCCGTCCGAGTCCGCCGAGCCGCCGGCACCGTCACCGACGCGCCGCGGCTCCGCGGGCTGGCGCTCGCATCTGATCGTCGCGTTCGTCGCAGTGGCCCTGGCCACGTACGTGACCAACGGCCTGTGGCGGGATCCGGCCGGGCGCGGCCTCGCCGAGAACCTCGGCGATCAGGCCTTCTTCGAGTGGCTGCTCGGCTACGGGGTGTACACGCTCGGGCACGGCGCGGATCCGTTCTACACCTGGCTGCTCAACGCGCCGCTCGGGGTCAACCTTGCCGCGAACACCTCCATCACCGTCTACACGACGCTGTTCGCTCCGCTGACGTTCCTCGCCGGGCCGCCGGTCAGCTTCGTGACCATCCTGACCCTGAACCTCGCCGGCTCGGCCTTCGCCTGGTACCTGTTCCTGCAGCGGTTCTTCGTCGAGCGCCGGGCGGCCGCGATGCTGGGCGGGCTCTTCTGCGGCTTCGCCCCCGGCTTCGTCTCGCACGCCAACGGCCACCTCAACTGGTCGGCCGGGTGGGTGGCGCCGGTGATCCTGTGGTGGGTGCTGCGGCTGCGCGAGCCGGGACGGTGGCTGCGGCACGGCCTGATCCTCGGCTGCCTGAACGCGGTGGGCTTCTCCATCGCCGCCGAGGGGCTGTTCTTCACCGCGCTCGCCAGCGGCGTCTTCGTGCTCGTCTGGTCGCTGATGCCGGCGACCCGCGCCGAGGCCCGGACGGCGGCGCCGACCATGCTCGCCGGGCTGGGCGTCACGGCGCTCACCGCGGGTCTGCTGCTGGCGTACCCGCTCTACATGCACTTCGGCGGGCCGCGCACCTTCACCGGTACGGGCTTCAATCAGGCCTACTTCGCCGAGGACCTGGCGGCCTACTTCGAATACCCGACCCTGTCCCTCGCCGGGTGGCTGGGGCAGGGCAGCGATCTGGCTCCCAACCAGACCGAGGAGACGTCGTACTTCGGCGTACCCCTGATGGTGTTGGCGGTCGTGGCCGCGGTGACGCTCTGGCGGCACGCGGCACCCGGCCGGCGCGCGACGGTGGCCGCGGTCTCGACGGTGGGCCTGGTCTTCCTCGTGCTGTCCTGGGGGCCGAAGCTGAAGCTCTTCAAGGAGGAGACCGGCGTCACGCTGCCGTACGAGGCACTGCGTCACCTCCCGCTGTTCGACTCGGCGTTGCCGGCCCGCCTGGCCCTCGTGGTCGTCGGCGTGATCGGCATCCTGCTCGCCCTGACCGTCGACCGGCTGCTGAGCACGCCGCGGTTGCGGCTGCCCACGCGCACCGCCTGGGCGGCCGGGTTCGCGCTGGCCCTCGTACCCCTGCTGCCGCTGCCGCTGCCCACGAAGGAGCGCGCGGTGGAGCCCGCGTTCATCGCCGACGGGATCTGGCGCGACTACGTCAGCGAGAACGGGGTCATGACCGCGCTGCCGTTCGCCACCACCGACACCCAGGACGGGCAGCGCTGGCAGGCGTACACGATGGCCCGCAGCGGCACGCAGTTCCGGATGCCCGGCGGCTACTTCCTGGGCCCCGGCGGCCCGAACGGCACCGGGCGCATGGGCGCGCCGGCCCGCCACACCGACTGGATGTTCTTCCAGGCGGGCTACTACGGGACCGTGGCCGCGATCGACGACGCCGACCGGCGGCGCACCCGCGAGGACTTCGCGTTCTGGGGGGTCGAGGCGGTGTTCCTGCCCGAGCAGATCACCGGTTCGCACACGACGCTGTTCCGTTCCGCGGTGGAGACCACCGCCACGACCCTGCTGGGTGAGCCGGAACGCGTCGGCGGGGTGCTGCTGTGGCGCATCCGGCCCGGCGTCGACCCCGTCGACCGGGACGGCGGCGCCTGACGGCCGCACGCCAGGCCGCGACGACGACCGCGGCCGGCCATCCCCACGGGCGTCGCCGGGAATGGCTGCGGCACGCGGTGGTCGCGGCCGTGTGTCTCGGCGCGAGCGTCTGGGTGACCTGCGGGCTGTGGGCCGACCCGTTCGGGCGTACGGTCGCCCACAACGAGGGCGACCACGCGTTCTTCGAGTGGCTGCTCGGCCACGGCGTGCGGATCGTGACCGCCGGCGCGGATCCCTTCCGCACCGACCTGCTCAACGCGCCGGGCGGCGTGAATCTGGCCGCGAACACCTCCATCACGGTGTACGCCGTCGTCTTCGCCCCGCTGACCCGGGTCGCCGGACCGCAGATCAGCTACGTGGTGATCCTCACCCTCAACCTCGCCGCTTCCGCCTTCGCGTGGTACCTGCTGTTGCGGCGTCACGCCGTACGGCACCGCGCCGCGGCCGTGCTGGGCGGGCTGTTCTGCGGCTTCGCCCCCGGCTGGATCTCCCACGCCAACGGCCATCTCAACTGGACGGCGGGGTGGCTGGCGCCGGTGGTCCTCGGGTGGGTCCTGCGGTGGCGCACGCCCACGCGGCGCTGGCTTCGCGACGGCGTCGTGCTCGGCGTACTGCTCGCGGCCGGTTTCCTGACGGCCGCCGAGATGCTGATGCAGATCGCGCTCGCGACCGGCGTGTTCCTGATCGTCTGGAGTTGCGGACGGGGCACCTGGCCGCGGGCCCGTGCGGCGGCGCCCACCGCGTTCGCCGCGGCCGGCGTCGGCGCGCTGGTGGCCGGCACCCTGCTCGCCTATCCGCTGTACCTGCACTTCGCCGGGCCGGGATCGTTCCGCGGGACCGCCTTCCGGCAGCGCTTCTTCGCCGAGGACGCGGCTGCCTTCCTGGTCTGGCCGGACCGGTCGGTCGCGGCGCTCCTCGGCGTGCAGCGCGGCGACCTGGCGCCGAACCCCACCGAGGGGACCTCGTTCTTCGGTGCCCCGTTGCTGGTGCTCGTGCTCGCCGGCACCGTGCTGCTGTGGTGGCGGGCCGATCGGGCGCGCAAGGCGCTGATGCGCGCGCTGACCGTGGTCGGGGTGCTGTTCGCGGTGCTGTCCCTCGGGCCACGGCTTCGCTGGCTCGGCGAGGAGTACGACATAGCGCTGCCGTACGCGTCCCTGACCGGCCTGCCGTTGTTCGACGCGGCGCTGCCGGGCCGGTTCGCCCTGACGGTCGTCGGCGTGATCGGGACGACGCTGGCGCTGCTCGCCGATCGGCTGCTGCGCCACCCGCCGGCGATCCACCTGCGGGTGCTCGCGGGCGCCGGGCTCGCGCTGGCGCTCGTGCCGCTCCTGCCGGCCCCGGTGCTGACCGTGGAGCGCACGGCCGAACCCCGGTTCATCGCCGACGGCACGTGGAAGAGGTTCGCCGCCGACGGCGAGGTGATCACCGCGCTGCCGCACGGGTCGGCCGTCGCGCCGGACGCGCAGCGCTGGCAGGCGTACACGATGGCCCGCGGCGGACGGCAGTTCCGCATCCCGGAGGGCTACTTCCTGGGCCCCGGCGGGCGCAACGGCGCCGGGCGGGTCGGCGCGCCGGGGCGGCGGACCGGTGGGATGTGGACCCGAACCGCCGTCACCGGCCACGCCTACGCCATCGACAATCGGGACCGGTACACGGTGCGCAGCGACCTCGCGTACTGGAAGGTGAGGGCGCTGTTCGTCCCGGACCGGATCATCGGCAAGGACGGCGTGATGTTCCGGGCGGCCCTGGTGCGCACCATGACCGAGTTGTTCGGGCCGGGCGAGCGGGT is a genomic window containing:
- a CDS encoding TIGR01777 family oxidoreductase, producing the protein MRIVMAGSSGFLGTTLAERLRRGGHEVVRLVRRPAEAADEATWNPSGGQLDPTLLVGAGAVINLAGAGVGDKRWTARYKSLIRSSRVDSTGTIARAVRLLPAEDRPRALLQSSAVGWYGDTGDQEVTEEAPAGTGFLADVCRVWEAAARPAEDAGSRVVLLRTGLPLDANGGLLKPQMPLFRLGAGARLGGGKQWVPWIALDDWLAAVEFLLRRDDLAGPVNLVGPQPVTNATFTRTLAKILHRPALLQVPGIALQVALGEFAHEALRSQRALPGVLERAGFPFAHPTLESALRAAINDDSPAAA
- a CDS encoding DUF2079 domain-containing protein, translated to MSVVAAAPSESAEPPAPSPTRRGSAGWRSHLIVAFVAVALATYVTNGLWRDPAGRGLAENLGDQAFFEWLLGYGVYTLGHGADPFYTWLLNAPLGVNLAANTSITVYTTLFAPLTFLAGPPVSFVTILTLNLAGSAFAWYLFLQRFFVERRAAAMLGGLFCGFAPGFVSHANGHLNWSAGWVAPVILWWVLRLREPGRWLRHGLILGCLNAVGFSIAAEGLFFTALASGVFVLVWSLMPATRAEARTAAPTMLAGLGVTALTAGLLLAYPLYMHFGGPRTFTGTGFNQAYFAEDLAAYFEYPTLSLAGWLGQGSDLAPNQTEETSYFGVPLMVLAVVAAVTLWRHAAPGRRATVAAVSTVGLVFLVLSWGPKLKLFKEETGVTLPYEALRHLPLFDSALPARLALVVVGVIGILLALTVDRLLSTPRLRLPTRTAWAAGFALALVPLLPLPLPTKERAVEPAFIADGIWRDYVSENGVMTALPFATTDTQDGQRWQAYTMARSGTQFRMPGGYFLGPGGPNGTGRMGAPARHTDWMFFQAGYYGTVAAIDDADRRRTREDFAFWGVEAVFLPEQITGSHTTLFRSAVETTATTLLGEPERVGGVLLWRIRPGVDPVDRDGGA
- a CDS encoding DUF2079 domain-containing protein, producing MAHPARRRPRRPGRRRLTAARQAATTTAAGHPHGRRREWLRHAVVAAVCLGASVWVTCGLWADPFGRTVAHNEGDHAFFEWLLGHGVRIVTAGADPFRTDLLNAPGGVNLAANTSITVYAVVFAPLTRVAGPQISYVVILTLNLAASAFAWYLLLRRHAVRHRAAAVLGGLFCGFAPGWISHANGHLNWTAGWLAPVVLGWVLRWRTPTRRWLRDGVVLGVLLAAGFLTAAEMLMQIALATGVFLIVWSCGRGTWPRARAAAPTAFAAAGVGALVAGTLLAYPLYLHFAGPGSFRGTAFRQRFFAEDAAAFLVWPDRSVAALLGVQRGDLAPNPTEGTSFFGAPLLVLVLAGTVLLWWRADRARKALMRALTVVGVLFAVLSLGPRLRWLGEEYDIALPYASLTGLPLFDAALPGRFALTVVGVIGTTLALLADRLLRHPPAIHLRVLAGAGLALALVPLLPAPVLTVERTAEPRFIADGTWKRFAADGEVITALPHGSAVAPDAQRWQAYTMARGGRQFRIPEGYFLGPGGRNGAGRVGAPGRRTGGMWTRTAVTGHAYAIDNRDRYTVRSDLAYWKVRALFVPDRIIGKDGVMFRAALVRTMTELFGPGERVDDVLLWRVRPGIDPMPVPGDGPDGPPRPTD